The following coding sequences lie in one Chionomys nivalis chromosome 8, mChiNiv1.1, whole genome shotgun sequence genomic window:
- the Tm7sf2 gene encoding delta(14)-sterol reductase TM7SF2, with the protein MTPREASQAPLEFGGPLGVTAMLLLLPATMFHLLLAARSGPARLLGPPAYLPGLEELWSPRVLLLLFIWLGLQVALYLLPARKVAEGLELKDKSRLRYPINGFQALVLTALLVGLGVSAGLPLGALPGMLLPLAFATTLTSFIFSLLLYVKALAAPVSALAPGGNSGNHIYDFFLGRELNPRLGSFDFKYFCELRPGLIGWVVINLALLMQEAELLGSPSLAMCLVNGFQLLYVGDALWYEESVLTTMDIIHDGFGFMLAFGDLAWVPFTYSLQAQFLLYHPQPLGLPMALFICFIKAIGYYIFRGANSQKNTFRKNPSDPSVAGLETIPTATGRQLLVSGWWGMVRHPNYLGDLIMALAWSLPCGVSHLLPYFYLLYFTALLVHREARDEQQCLRKYGRAWQEYCKRVPYRILPYVY; encoded by the exons ATGACTCCTCGTGAGGCCTCCCAGGCCCCACTGGAATTCGGGGGGCCATTGG GCGTCACGGCGATGCTGCTCCTGCTACCTGCCACCATGTTCCATCTGCTCCTGGCGGCCCGGTCGGGCCCGGCGCGGCTCCTGGGCCCACCTGCTTACCTGCCTGGGCTGGAGGAGCTGTGGAGCCCACGGGTTCTGCTGCTATTGTTCATCTGGCTCGGTCTGCAGGTGGCGCTCTACCTGCTCCCGGCGCGCAAG GTGGCcgaagggctggaattaaaggacaAGAGTCGTCTGCGCTACCCTATTAATG GCTTCCAGGCTCTGGTGCTAACAGCCCTGTTGGTGGGGCTGGGGGTGTCAGCCGGGCTGCCCCTGGGAGCACTCCCTGGAATGCTCCTGCCCTTGGCTTTTGCGACCACTCTCACCAGCTTCATCTTCAGCCTCCTTCTCTATGTGAAGGCTTTGgcagctcctgtctctgccctggcCCCTGGAGGAAACTCAG GAAATCACATTTATGATTTCTTTCTGGGACGGGAGCTGAACCCTCGCCTTGGTTCCTTTGACTTCAAGTATTTCTGTGAGCTGAGGCCTGGCCTCATCGGCTGG GTCGTCATTAACCTGGCCCTGCTGATGCAGGAGGCAGAGCTGCTGGGGAGTCCTTCACTGGCCATGTGCCTGGTCAATGGTTTCCAGTTGCTGTATGTGGGGGATGCCCTCTGGTATGAG GAGTCTGTCCTTACCACCATGGACATAATACATGATGGATTTGGCTTCATGCTGGCCTTTGGAGACCTAGCCTGGGTACCCTTCACCTACAGCCTGCAGGCCCAGTTCCTGCTCTACCATCCACAGCCTCTGGGGTTGCCCATGGCCTTGTTCATCTGCTTCATTAAGG CTATTGGCTACTACATCTTCCGTGGTGCTAACTCCCAGAAGAACACATTCCGAAAGAATCCGTCTGACCCCAGTGTGGCTG GCCTGGAAACCATCCCTACTGCCACAGGGCGGCAGCTGCTGGTGTCTGGATGGTGGGGTATGGTTCGTCACCCCAACTACCTGGGAGACCTCATCATGGCTCTGGCCTGGTCCCTGCCCTGTG GGGTATCCCACCTGCTGCCCTACTTCTACCTCCTCTACTTTACGGCGCTGCTAGTGCACCGCGAGGCCCGAGATGAGCAGCAGTGCCTCCGCAAGTACGGCCGGGCCTGGCAGGAGTACTGCAAGCGTGTGCCTTACCGAATCCTACCCTACGTCTACTGA